In Mustela lutreola isolate mMusLut2 chromosome 16, mMusLut2.pri, whole genome shotgun sequence, the genomic window CTTTTGTTCACAGTGGCCCTGGGAGTGGGGTTTCTAGGTGGCCGGATGTGTTTCTGCTCTTGGTCATTTCCAGGGGAGTGTGGGTCAGTCCCAAGCCTCGACAGCAGTTGCTGTTGTGTGCCTTTCTCTGGAAGGCTCTTCCCGCGGGTGTGGACCAGCAGCTCACTGCCACTGGAAGTGAGATTCTCCGTGACTAGCCCTGTTAGGCAGCTAGCTGCTTGTGAACTTAACGGCAGGCAGTTCCTGTGGCTTTTGTCCCTTATCTTGGCTTTGTGACTCAGCTTCcgtgcttcctcctcctccaggaagcccttccCTTGCACTCTTTCAAACCTCCAGTCTGTCCCCAGACCGATCCCCCGCCTCCATCCGCCCACCGCCCCAGCCCTAACCACATGCAGCCGAGGCCATCTGGTAAATAGTCTTTCCAGTGGATGGAGTAGGGCGCCTGCGCGGTCTGTGGCCCAGCCAGCAAAGGGGCCAGCACAGAGCAGGAGTTCTGGACACAGAGGAACGTGGGACTGGATTAAGGAAGGAAGCCTGTGCATAAGAGAGGGAGCCATCACGCACCTGGCCTGGGGGCGGGTTGCCGCCAATGAAGTTGATGGATTGAAGCTCCAGGTCCCCATCCACCTGCAGGTGCGTGACCATCTGTAGAGGGAGCCGGTGCCCAAACTGGTAGAAGGGATTTCCATTTACCACCACCTGGAGGGCAGGGGTAAGGTCAGAGTCAGCAGCCATGACTTTGGCAAGGCAGACACAGGAGGCAGGGAACAGCGATCATTTTCACTTGCACTTTGGTCTTGGAGGGGACCTGGGGAGACACAGAGTCGGGAATCCTGGAGTCCACAGGTGAGAGGCCAAGCCAGGGTCAAAAGTCAGCTCACAGATGGGCGGACGGAAGGAACAGAAAATTTAGTCAGGGTAGCAGTTGGGAGAGGATCAAGTCGGAGTCCTGGTTTTGGCATCAAATGAGTTTGAGCTGAGTCCAGCTCTGACATgtgggctgtgtgacctcagggaagtcacttcacctccctgggcctctgtttccccacctgtaaCATGGAGGCTAGCTCTGGGATTGCTGGGAACATTAAAACCCAGGTAGGCATGTCGAAGGTGTTCTGGAaatcctctttattttatttttttaaagatttatttattcgacagagagagctctcaagtaggcagagaggcaggcagagagagagagagggggaagcaggcttccgacgcagggctcaatcccaggaccctgagaccatgacctgagccgaaggcagagattcaacccactgagccacccaggcgcccctggaaatccTCTTTAGAGCCTTGCCtaatcatatcttttttttttttttttaaagattttatttatttatgtgggcgaaagagagagagaaggagggagtgagagaacGCATGGgcggggcagaggagagggagaagcagaagcagggagtgcatgtggggcttgatcccaagacgctgggattacaatctgagctaaaggctgacgcttaaccaactgagccacccagacacctctcaGCTCACGTCTCAATCTCAGAGTTGTTCAAGCCCCATCTGGACTCCAcggtgggtgtggagcctacttcagaaagtaaaataaaattaataataataataataataataataaagacacagaaacagaTTCAAGCAGGGAGAAGTCAGGATAAAGGCCAACCCTGGGGACAAGGGGACTGGAAGGGACAGGAAAGGGCTTCTGGGGCTGGAAGGCTCTTGTTTCTAGACTTAGATGCTGGTTCCAGGGGTGTGTTCTCTGTGCAAAGAACCAGCAAGCTGGGTACACATGGCCTACACTCTTCTGTACCCTGGTCACACTTCaatcacacattaaaaaaatgcttgcaggggtgcctgggtggttcagtgggttaagcctctggcttcagctcaggtcgtggtctcagggtcctgggatcgagccccgcatccggctatctgctcagcgggaagcctgcttccccctctctctctgtcttcctctctgcccacttgtgatctctctgtcaaataaataaaatctttttttaaaaaagtgcttgcAGAACAGTAATTGATCACAACATTGAGCCTTATCTGCAGCCGGATTCCCAGTGTAGAAAGCAACAAATATTAAAGTATTTATGAGATGACCGGACTGCTGACTGGATATGGGGACGCTGAGGAAGAACGCTCAgtggtttaaagatttttatttatttacttatttgacagagagagagagatcagaagtaggcagagaggcagagggggaagcaggctccccgctgagcagagagcccaatgccaggcttgatcccaggaccctcagatcatgacctgagccaaaggcagagatgtatcccactgagccaggcgccccaagaatgctCAGTGTTTTCTGTGTGGTAATGACATCATGACGGTGCTCCTGAAAAGCGAGAGATTTATCAATAACCTGATATGGTATCTTGGGATTTGCTCTTAAATCCTCTGAGAGGGGAAATGTGAGGCAGGATGACAGTAGAAGGACAGGGAGTTCATGACCACCGGAGCTGGCCAACGAGATCAGGGGGTTGCTGTCCCCTCACTTCCTTCTGTTTGCGTTCAGAGTTTGCCAGAAGAAATAGCaaaaatggggacgcctgggtggctcagttcattaagcatcagccttgggctcagatcatgaacccagGGGTGGtaggatggagtccctcatggggctccttgctcggcagggcgtctgcttctccctctgttcctcctcccattctctctctctgtcaaataaataaaataaaattaaaagtagcaaaaacaggggcacctggatgactgacaaaggtcaggatcccagggtcatgggtttCAGTCcggcatctggctccttgctcagcggggatcctgcttctccctctgcccctccctgcagctcacacggctcgctctctctctctcaaataaataaactctttttaaaaaacagcaaaaatacgCATTTTGCAAAAACACGGAGGAACAAGGTGAGACCCATGAAACGTTAGAAGGCGGTCTGCCGTGGACGAAAAGGAAtgagaaacaagaggaaaaataatttttttttaaggagaaaaatgttttaataggcaggaaagaagaaaaagaaaaaagtgagttaggaaagggaagaagggaggggagaggggctgggaagaagggagcctgagagaggcagggaggggtggcaggaggaggaggaggggcaggtggaagaagaggggggaggagggaggaggggagcccCCTGATCCCAAGCTCGGACCTTGTAGTGCTCCGCCAGGACCATGAACACCAGCTCGAAGGCGGCGCCCTTGCGGAAGGGcatgctccttttcttctcctcgcTGCCCCACTTGCCGCCCTGCTGCGAGTTGAAGACCACCTTGTCCCAGCCATCAAAGCGGGGATTGAAGTGCAAGGCAATGTCTGCTCCCGCGTGCGGCCCTGCCACGAAGTTCACGGAGAACCTGGCGGGACAGGAAGGGCTATGCCCCTGGCCCCATCTGCCTGCCCATGGGGCCCTCCTCCGGAAgccctctctgctctgtggtgTTCCAAGGTCCCTGAACAGGTCTCTGAACTGGGCAGGAGCGGGGGTGGGAGGACCAGGAAAATAGAGGCAACACAGGTAGGCCCTGTTGATGctagagaggagggggtgggctgTGCTCCTGAAGTCTGGGAGGcatatttcttctctccctttccttatcAGGCCACTGCCCCTCAGCCTCTCCCAACTTGACAACTGGGACTCCTGCATTTCCCTATTCACCATGAGCCAGACGGAGTCCTAGGAACCCTACAGGTATCTGGTCAGGTCACTCTGCTGCCACCCTGCCCCACAGGCCACTCCCCACTTGTAGCTAGAGGGACCTAAGGAACAGCCAAATCTGAGCACCACCCATGCCTCCCCTCAGGCCAGCAACCCTGAAGTTATTCTAACTAGGCAAATATAtacctgcctcagggcctttgcactggctgttcttGCTACCAGCCTCTACTCCCagactccttcccctccctcctctgggtCTTTGCTGAAGTGTTTGCTTCCCAGAGAGGCTTTCCCCCGtctaccttatttatttatttaaaaaagattttatttgttatttatttgacagagatcacgagtaggcgggggggggggatgcaggctccctgctgagcagaaagccagatgcggggctccatcccaggaccctgaccagagccaaaggcagaggttcaacccactgagccacccagtcacctccGGTCTACCCTATTTAAAGGGACAGTGCTATACCCCTATCTCCCCTGCATCCATTCCCCATCTCCTTGCCCTATTTATTTGTCTCCATAGCACTTAGCACCACCGGACCCTGtctatttgatttttatctttcatctcTCCTCTCTACTAGGTTGTCAACTCCATGTGGGCAGAGAGCTTTGCCCTGGTGACTGCTCTGTCCCCAGGGGCTGGGCACAAAGTGGGCCCTAAGTAagcaaaaaaacaatgaataaagaaatggcaGTGCCagaggaagcctgggtggctcagtccgttaagtgtaaGCCTGTGGCTCAGATCGtgattctggggttctgggattgggccctgcattaggctctctgttccacagggagtctgcttctccctctcccactgccccaccccgctgcttgtgctctctctcactatctttctctctcaaataaataaataaaatcttaaaaaaaaaaaaaaaaagaaagcaagaaaaaagaaaacaaaacaaaaaccccaacagTGCCTTGAGGTCAGTTCAATTGTCATCACCACCTTAAGgccataaaaaaaaattgctaagacTTCATTTTAATGCTTACTTTCCAGTTCTACATGTTTTACACATTGAATCCCTGAAATAGTGCCATCTTACATACGGGAAAAGAAAGCATAGAGAGGTTTTCCCACTCACGCAATTGCAGTCACACAACTGGCCGTCTCTGAGCTCTGATCTGAATTCGTGCTATCACACCCATCATTTCCAATCTGACGTTCCAACTCTTGGGCTGCTTCTGGTGGTGCTCTCCCTGACCgcccttccccccacacccccactccccaggctcccctgctccTGGTGACCAAGCCCTGGATGTCCCAGGCTCAGGCTGGTCTTTGGCCACTAGATACAGTGGCCCAGAGATGCCGTCCCCAGTagggtggaggaagggaagaaggcctCTTGCATTAGGGATGGGAGCCCCTCTTTGTGGCCCACTGCCCCCTGCCTTATCTGGAGAGGGGGAACGCCTTACCTCTTCATGTGCTCGCCGGCCACTCCTTGGATGTACACAGACATTCCCACACTGAGACCGCCTGGGATGGGCTTGTTGTAGGGCAGAGTCTGTGAAAAGGGACTGGTGAGCCTTTCCCCCTCATTGAGAAGCCCCCAACTCTTATTATCAAGGGAGAAGACGCCGGGGTGAAGGGTCAGCTTGAAGATGAAGACGGCCAAGAGTCAGGGATGCACATAAATAGCCCAAGGGTCAGGTTGGCTGCAAATCAGGCTTCAGGGTGAGTATTGGCTAAGTCAgaccccagggtgggggtggggcttctCAGGATCAGGGTGAGAGTAAATTGGTGTGTGAGGTTCAGGGTGGAGCTATGCTGGGACCCATGGTTGGGTCCTGGGTCACCATCTTACCGGATTGTAAGTGGGCTGGTAGCCAGGTGCAGGGACATAGGCCATCTTGAGAGGTTGGGCTGGTGGCTCGTCCCGGAAGATATGCAGCAGTGGGCAATGTCGGCAGATAGCAGGTGGTGGGTGGCTCTTATACCTGAGGGAAAGGGAGTGGCTGGCAGGGCAGGGTCCATGGGTTCCTCTTCTGGGCATCCAAGGCTCACATCTTTTTCTAGGGCAGCCGCTTGTGTCCTTTCTGTTGTTAGCCTCCCTGGCTACCAGCTAGAACCCAGATCCTCTCAGctaggctgggaggtgggggcggctggggggagggggctacACTTTAGGTCTTTCTGCAAAGGAAAGTGCTAGTGAACTTTGGCCCTGCCAGGGCCTTATCAGAGCCCATAAAATCCTGCCCAGGCCTTTGTTAACAGAGGGAGGGTACGACCaggagggctgggcagggcaAGGCTGCAGGAGTGGCCCATGACAGATGGGCAAAGGAAGGAAGTGAAAGCAGGGAGGGACGGGTGCTCTGGACAGCCCTAGGAACTGGGAAAGGGACTACACTTATTGCATGCCCACTACATGCCCAATCCATGTACATTAGATTGTAGGTATCGTGGTTTAGGTCATAATTTCTAGAGCCAGAggttctgggttcaaatcttgccTTGACCGCCTCCTGACTGTTCCGTCTTGGCTCAGTACCttagcctcaatttccccatttgcccttctgaaaaatggggattCTAGTAGTATCAACGTCATAGAAGCCTGGAAAGGAATCACTAAGATAATAAATGCGCAGAACAGGACTTGGCATACAGAAGGCACTAAATTAATCCTTGGCCTCTTGCACGCATTCCAAACATAAACCCAGGAGGTTCCGATTATATATGGACATGAAAACCTGAAGTCTAAAGACATGAGGcaggggtgactggctggctcagctggtagagcacgTAAGCccttaatctcagggtggtgagttcaagccccaccttgagcctggagcctacttaaaaaagaaaagaaaaagaaatgaggcagTTGGCCCAAGACTGGGTAGCAGCGGAACTCCAGCCAGACTCGGGCGTCAGCTCCCACCAGGCTGTGCAATGAGTGGGTGCCAGGCAGGGTGAACACCGCCCTCACGCCTGGAGCAGGCAGGGAGACCATCTGAAGCCTTCTGGCCGGGAGGCAGCTGCCAGACTTTTTATAGGCCCTGGCCCGTCCACCGCCAGTGCTGAATGGGCATCACCTGCACGGCTCCCGTGCTCATTGGTCAAATCTCCATCCCCAACCTTCTGCGCAGCTGCGGTCCTGGGACACCCCCAGGGACGTCGCAGCTCCTTTCTACCTCTGCTCTTTTCAATGAAGACACCAGCTTCGTTAAGCTGCTTTATTGTTAAGTTGCTTTATTGTTCGGGTGAAGATAAGGCCCTGGGCATgaggaaatcagagttaggttagaAACTGGGAGATCAAGGGAGAAGGCACCAGGTGACCATCTTTACTAACTCTCCTTCTCGGGGGATGAGGAAATGGGCGTGAGGTGGGAGGCAGCCAGACCCTGGGCCTCGGTGGCTCTCAGAGCTTGGAGAAGGTGACGTTCTTCAGTTCCTGCTTCTCCACTGCAGCCTGGACAGACTTAACGATGTCCTGGGTTTGCAGCATGCTCATATTCCAGGTGGCCTGGATGAAGAGAATGGAGAGCAATGGCAGGGGCGGGGAAAGGTTGGAACTAGGCCAATGAAAAACAGGGAAGAGAAAGCAGCGCACCAATCAGAGGACAAGGCCTACAGAGGGTCGCTCTGGGACCAGAGAAGGGCTGTGATAGGGTGGGCGCAAAGCCTTACCGCGTAATTGAGGCCATCGGCCACCGAATGGTTGCGGGAGTAGACCAGGTTGATCTTGGTGCTCTGTACCGCCACGGGGCTCTTGGTGGAAATCTCGGCCGCCAGGGTGAAGGCCGCATCAAGCATCTGCACCTCGTCTGGGAACACCCGGCTGCGGATGAAGGGAATACGTCTCCCAAGGAGTCTCACCACCCGCCATGAGTAAGGGGCCAATCACAGCAGAGAGCAGAAAACCGCCCAGTGAAATGAACCAATCAGAGCAAAGCACTGGACTGCAGCTTTAAGAGTTGACCACCCAGATCAAGTCAGCCCCCATGTAATCCCGTGAGGGTACACCGGGACCCAAAAAGCCCAGCCCAGGTTAACCCTGAACTCTGAACAGCACAGGCCGTGTCTCCTACCTGACCAGCCCACTGCCCAGGGCCTCATCAGCCATCATCTTGCGGCAAGTGAAGGCCAGCTCGTTGACCAGGCTGCGAGAGGGCAGGGCGGGTCAGGGGACCGCAGTCATCCTGGATCCAGGAGATGCGCTGCAGTCCCCTCCCTGGCTCCTCCACCTACCTCTGGTTTCCGATGACTTTGGGCAGTCTCTGCAGCGTTCCCACGTCAGCCGCCAAACCTATGTCCACCTCCTGGGGGGAGCCATGATGTGAGGGTTCAATTTGTGCCTCATACTGCCTCCTGCCATGCAATCTCAGTGCCAAAGAAATCCAGCATCTTCTGCAGCGACCCCACTCCCACCTCAGAGACTGTCCCCCAAACACCCCATTTCATTGTCATCCTTCCGCCCAGAACACAGCCCACCTCCCAATTCCTCTGCCTTCCCAACTCCTTGATGTCAGTCACATCTCCTGAGGGAGCCCTCCAGCCCTCCCTGTCTGACCCCCACTGCCTCTACAGGCTCCATCCTGCCTTGGGTCCTCCCCATCACTGATCCCAGCAGCAACCCCAACTTCCTCCTCATCCCCATACCTTTACTCACTCCAAACCCCACGTGGACTGCACGGcctgcccttcccttccttcatggccaaagtgccttttttttttttttttccccctaaaagatgtgtttatttatttgagaaagagagagcagggggaatgcaatggggagagggagaatcccaagcagactcccccccccATTGAATGTGGAGCCCGATGCATGGatctcaacctcatgaccctgagccaaaatcaagttggatgcttaaccaactgagcccccccacAGGCACGCCCAaagtgttactttttaaaatttttttttatttttttatttttatttatttatttatttttaatttttttttttaagattttattt contains:
- the LGALS4 gene encoding galectin-4; this translates as MPRRGTHGPCPASHSLSLRYKSHPPPAICRHCPLLHIFRDEPPAQPLKMAYVPAPGYQPTYNPTLPYNKPIPGGLSVGMSVYIQGVAGEHMKRFSVNFVAGPHAGADIALHFNPRFDGWDKVVFNSQQGGKWGSEEKKRSMPFRKGAAFELVFMVLAEHYKVVVNGNPFYQFGHRLPLQMVTHLQVDGDLELQSINFIGGNPPPGQKPMGTPAYPTMEGPPIFNPPVPFRKNLQGGLTARRTIIIKGSIPPMGKSFVINFMVGSSGDLALHINPRLTEGLVVRNSYLNGSWGSEDKKISYNPFGPGQFFDLSIRCGLDRFKVYANGQHLFDFSHRLLAFQNVDVLEIKGDITLSYVQV